In a single window of the Tribolium castaneum strain GA2 chromosome 8, icTriCast1.1, whole genome shotgun sequence genome:
- the LOC657373 gene encoding low molecular weight phosphotyrosine protein phosphatase 1 has product MSGGKKGALFVCLGNICRSPIAEAVFLHLIKERGVSGQWKVDSAGLGGWHAGSLPDSRARATLQKHEIKYNNTARQICSEDYYEYDYIFGMDKNNISGLKGDKPSDANPKILLLGDFDPEGDKIIRDPYYDSGSEGFEKCYQQCLRSCTAFLDKVEKGEV; this is encoded by the exons ATGTCAGGCGGCAAAAAAGGGGCTCTCTTTGTATGTCTCGGTAACATTTGTCGGTCGCCGATTGCCGAAGCggtctttttgcatttgatcaAAGAAAGGGGCGTTAGTGGTCAGTGGAAAGTGGACAGTGCGGGTCTTGGGGGCTGGCATGCGGGTAGTTTACCCGATTCACGTGCCAGAGCTACGCTACAAAAGCATGAAATTAAATACAATAACACTGCACGtcaa ATATGTTCCGAGGATTATTACGAGTATGATTACATTTTCGGTATGGATAAGAATAATATTTCCGGTTTGAAAGGTGACAAACCGTCGGATGCTAAtccgaaaattttattgttgggGGATTTTGACCCTGAAGGTGATAAGATTATCAGAGATCCGTACTAC GACTCCGGGTCCGAAGGCTTTGAAAAGTGTTACCAACAGTGCTTGAGGTCATGCACTGCCTTTTTAGATAAAGTagaaaaaggagaagtttag
- the RpL6 gene encoding large ribosomal subunit protein eL6, with protein sequence MLVVTKSLAAPSPFTATSAKMAPTAKAAKQEKKPDDKKKSSKPRNYDLGNGVMRFSRTRMYHKKALYKFMGKKVKATKKPAKPAFVTKQIGGDKNGKERKVFLKKRRNYYPTQDKIRKHPAKKTFKQHKRHLRSTLTPGTVCILLAGSHKGKRVVFLKQLHSGLLLVTGPMQINSCPLRRISQRYVIGTQTKIDVSGVKIPETINDEYFRRKREKRAKKEEGDIFQAKKEAYKVSDQRKADQKVVDKQVFEAIKKHPDRKVLLAYLSAMFGLRSSQYPHRMQF encoded by the exons ATGTTGGTAGTGACAAAATCACTAGCAGCGCCATCTCCTTTCACCGCAACATCTGCAAAG ATGGCACCGACAGCGAAGGCTGCAAAGCAGGAAAAAAAGCCGGACGATAAGAAAAAATCGTCGAAACCGCGCAACTACGACCTCGGCAATGGCGTAATGCGTTTTTCCCGCACCCGCATGTACCATAAGAAAGCCCTTTACAAGTTCATGGGCAAGAAAGTGAAGGCCACTAAAAAACCGGCGAAGCCAGCTTTCGTCACGAAGCAAATCGGCGGCGACAAAAACGGCAAGGAACGCAAGGTTTTCCTTAAGAAACGCCGCAATTATTACCCCACTCAGGACAAGATCCGCAAGCACCCGGCGAAGAAAACGTTCAAGCAACATAAACGCCACTTGCGCTCGACTCTTACTCCCGGCACTGTGTGTATCCTTCTCGCGGGCTCGCACAAGGGCAAGCGGGTCGTGTTCTTGAAGCAGTTGCACTCGGGGCTGCTGCTGGTGACGGGGCCCATGCAGATCAACTCGTGTCCCTTGAGGCGGATCAGTCAGAGATATGTTATAGGCACGCAGACGAAAATCGATGTTAGCGGTGTGAAAATCCCGGAAACTATCAATGATGAGTATTTCCGGCGCAAGAGGGAGAAGAGGGCCAAGAAGGAGGAAGGGGATATTTTCCAGGCCAAGAAGGAGGCGTACAAAGTGAGCGATCAGAGGAAAGCTGACCAAAAAGTAGTCGACAAGCAAGTCTTTGAAGCTATTAAGAAGCACCCCGATAGGAAAGTTTTGTTGGCTTATTTGTCGGCTATGTTCGGGCTGAGGTCGTCGCAGTACCCTCACAGAATGCAGTTTTAG
- the LOC661847 gene encoding gamma-aminobutyric acid receptor-associated protein, whose product MRSRGSYCDRLFCVITSKSDQSEQTYRNLVNGPNSCVKTLKMKFQYKEEHPFEKRKSEGEKIRRKYPDRVPVIVEKAPRARIGDLDKKKYLVPSDLTVGQFYFLIRKRIHLRPEDALFFFVNNVIPPTSATMGSLYQEHHEEDFFLYIAYSDENVYGSEEL is encoded by the exons ATGCGCAGTAGAGGAAGTTATTGCGATCGATTGTTTTGTGTCATAACAAGCAAAAGTGACCAAAGTGAACAAACGTATCGAAACCTTGTCAACGGCCCAAATTCCTGTGTCAAAACCCTCAAAATGAAATTCCAATACAAAGAAGAGCACCCGTTTGAGAAGAGAAAGTCCGAGGGCGAGAAAATCCGCCGAAAGTACCCCGACAGGGTCCCC GTGATCGTCGAAAAAGCCCCCAGGGCCCGAATTGGTGATTTGGACAAGAAGAAATATTTGGTTCCGTCGGATTTGACCGTGGGACAGTTTTACTTTTTGATTAGGAAACGGATCCATTTAAGGCCCGAGGATGCGTtgtttttctttgtaaataaCGTCATTCCGCCCACTTCGGCCACCATGGGCTCGCTCTACCAG GAGCATCACGAAGAGGACTTTTTCTTGTACATTGCTTACTCTGATGAAAACGTTTACGGAAGCGAGGAGCTCTAA
- the LOC100142240 gene encoding uncharacterized protein LOC100142240 produces MAASPSFNENELAMCYYYGFTSSQLVEDFREKTQDVIKTNITSLEEIINLKFPGQQEAIKEQTTNLLRLFLEIAETPLRQFEIKSREIFALPQNASAFTEVNIEPVESGEIEKLEKEVSELMKEYREEACYKSYLEKQIERYEQVEPLRQEIDEILKFHEKNKVKPGEKTIKELHNAMKTLELQVYEKQLIK; encoded by the exons ATGGCAGCCAGTCCTAGTTTTAACGAAAACGAACTTGCGATGTGTTATTACTACGGTTTTACTTCGTCTCAATTAGTGGAAGATT TTCGTGAAAAAACCCAGGATGTGattaaaaccaacataacttccCTTGAAgagattataaatttaaaatttcctgGCCAGCAGGAGGCGATTAAGGAGCAGACAACCAATCTGTTGAGGCTTTTTCTTGAAATTGCCGAAACTCCTTTAAgacaatttgaaattaaatcacGGGAGATTTTCGCACTTCCACAGAATGCTAGCGCTTTCACCGAAGTGAACATTGAACCTGTTGAGAGTGGAGAGATTGAAAAATTGGAGAAGGAGGTTTCTGAGTTAATGAAGGAGTACAGAGAAGAGGCTTGTTATAAAAGTTATTTGGAGAAACAGATAGAGCGGTATGAGCAAGTTGAACCTTTACGTCAGGAAATCGATGAGATATTGAAATttcacgaaaaaaataaagtaaaaccGGGCGAGAAAACTATCAAAGAGTTACACAACGCGATGAAGACTTTGGAGCTCCAGGTTTACGAGAAGCAATTAATAAAGTGA
- the Rpn9 gene encoding 26S proteasome non-ATPase regulatory subunit 13 produces MAATAVQQTNVTDYLSKKQKESPKDLATEWAEIEELHNKKLWHQLTLKLLNFIKKPELQKGDNLVQLYNNFIQTFENKINPLSLVEIAAVVVEQFKDPKEAISFLEKTETKVKINPDAQNLCKVLAGQIQLDKLNDLDATKKVIEEVEATLDNADGVTAVHGRFYLLASQYYRIQGDHAQYYRTALRYLGCIDLDTLTAEVKHQHAFFLGLAALLGEGVYNLGELLAHPVLESLKSTETGWLVELLYAFNSGDINKYEQMRSHWGAIADLAAQELFLRQKISLLCLMEMTFKRPSHNRQLTFNEIAKETKLPVNEVEVLVMKALSQGLVKGAIDQVAGTVNMTWVQPRVLDRSQISSMIERLNEWCIHVNSMEQLLEEKANEILTL; encoded by the exons atggctGCCACCGCAGTGCAACAAACAAACGTAACCGATTATCTTTCgaaaaaacagaaagaaaGCCCCAAAGACCTTGCCACGGAATGGGCAGAAATCGAGGAACTGCACAACAAAAA GTTATGGCACCAACTCACCCTCAAACTGCtcaatttcatcaaaaaaccGGAGCTGCAAAAAGGCGACAACCTTGTCCAGCTCTACAACAACTTTATCCAAACTTTCGAAAATAA GATAAATCCTTTGTCTTTGGTGGAAATCGCCGCTGTTGTCGTCGAACAGTTCAAAGACCCCAAAGAAGCGATCAGTTTTTTGGAAAAGACCGAAACTAAAGTCAAAATCAACCCAGACGCTCAGAATTTGTGTAAAGTCTTGGCGGGTCAAATCCAGCTCGACAAATTGAACGATTTGGACGCCACCAAGAAAGTGATCGAGGAAGTGGAAGCGACTTTAGATAACGCCGATGGGGTTACGGCCGTCCATGGCCGCTTTTACCTCCTAGCGTCGCAATATTACAg AATTCAAGGCGACCACGCCCAGTACTACCGTACAGCCTTGCGATACTTGGGCTGCATTGATCTCGACACCCTCACAGCTGAGGTCAAGCACCAGCATGCATTTTTCCTTGGTTTGGCGGCCCTGCTGGGTGAAGGGGTGTACAACTTGGGCGAGTTATTGGCCCACCCTGTATTAGAGTCGCTCAAATCGACCGAAACTGGGTGGCTTGTTGAGCTTTTGTATGCTTTTAATTCCGGTGATATTAATAAGTATGAACAGATGAGGTCGCATTGGGGGGCTATTGCCGATTTGGCGGCTCAGGAGTTGTTCCTGAGACAGAAAATATCACTTTTGTGCCTTATGGAG ATGACGTTCAAAAGGCCGTCACATAATAGACAATTGACGTTTAATGAAATTGCAAAAGAGACTAAACTGCCAGTCAATGAAGTCGAGGTTTTGGTTATGAAAGCCTTGTCGCAGGGTTTGGTCAAGGGTGCCATTGATCAG gttgCGGGTACCGTTAACATGACTTGGGTGCAACCCAGAGTCCTGGACCGTTCTCAAATCTCCTCAATGATCGAAAGACTTAACGAGTGGTGCATTCACGTCAATAGCATGGAACAGCTACTAGAAGAAAAAGCAAACGAAATATTAAccttgtaa
- the LOC100141600 gene encoding uncharacterized protein LOC100141600 yields MANERLDVKCCIPSCSCRYATQLSHVAYYAIRPQWMNTILTYLNSIQKNTNIMRIRSEFICSRHYSLSGIRDFTNSGTIYFPHLRISVEKPREQSTLGQNRRNISGNSEVFTSDELGVAREEVYPAVVEKQVDLIREKKNNRPKFRPDYWDHNYALNMNYIEYLKDSHEQLLQENTEYKKRHVETTNQNTDEIKRLKAINHDLLAKLFRAPPRSGLFLKSILENESTLKFYTGFSSRGYLLKFLDKIRTIYLSSEFHHQLNMDEQLILVLTRLRLGLQLQDLAFRCNISHVQVQKICSFWLKLLLDLFKGKPGANNRVIVQCCETFFEVTSVKNVYERTKALIEISPEGFVENASHLYAVHVNDKTIIERCEKPKVCNCEAWNKAKAARVDLQAHLQRILGCIKGFQILRGAFPTLICSLDQLDTYWRICCFLVNHLDPPYVGV; encoded by the exons ATGGCAAATGAACGTTTGGATGTAAAATGTTGCATCCCCTCTTGCTCTTGTAGATACGCCACTCAGTTAAGCCACGTCGCATATTATGCAATAAGGCCGCAATGGATGAATACAATCCTAACGTATTTAAATTCAatccaaaaaaacacaaatataaTGCGAATTCGGTCTGAGTTTATCTGCAGCCGCCATTATAGTTTATCGGGGATCAGGGATTTCACTAACAGTGGTACCATCTACTTCCCCCATTTGCGGATTTCGGTTGAGAAACCTCGGGAGCAGTCGACGTTGGGCCAAAATCGGCgaaatatta GTGGTAACTCGGAAGTGTTCACAAGTGACGAACTTGGAGTGGCCCGAGAGGAGGTTTATCCCGCTGTAGTTGAAAAACAAGTTGATTTAATTAgggagaaaaaaaataatcggcCAAAATTCAGACCGGATTATTGGGACCACAACTATGCCCTCAACATGAATTACATAGAGTATCTCAAGGACAGTCATGAGCAACTCTTACAAGAAAACACAGAGTATAAGAAACGGCACGTTGAGACGACAAACCAAAACACCGATGAG ATCAAACGACTGAAAGCCATCAACCACGACCTCCTTGCCAAGCTGTTCCGCGCCCCGCCAAGGAGCGGCTTATTCCTAAAAAGCATCCTCGAGAACGAGAGCACTCTAAAATTCTACACTGGCTTTTCCAGTCGGGGCTATCTCCTCAAATTTCTGGACAAAATCCGGACAATCTACCTTTCGTCAGAGTTTCACCACCAACTCAACATGGATGAACAGCTTATCCTGGTGCTGACTCGGCTGCGCCTCGGCTTACAACTCCAGGATTTGGCGTTCAGATGTAATATTTCTCACGTGCAAGTTCAGAAAATTTGCTCGTTTTGGCTCAAGCTGCTGTTGGATTTGTTTAAAGGAAAGCCGGGCGCCAACAACCGCGTGATTGTTCAATGTTGCGAGACTTTTTTCGAAGTGACATCTGTGAAAAATGTGTACGAGAGAACTAAGGCTTTAATTGAGATTTCGCCAGAGGGCTTCGTTGAAAATGCGTCGCATTTGTACGCAGTGCATGTTAACGATAAGACGATCATCGAAAGGTGTGAAAAGCCGAAAGTGTGCAATTGTGAAGCTTGGAATAAAGCCAAAGCTGCGCGCGTTGATCTCCAAGCACACCTCCAGCGTATTTTAGGGTGTATTAAAGGGTTTCAAATCTTGAGGGGGGCTTTTCCCACTCTGATTTGTAGTTTGGATCAGTTGGATACGTACTGGAGGATTTGTTGTTTCTTGGTTAACCATTTGGATCCCCCGTATGTTGGTGTATAG
- the LOC103314724 gene encoding SANT and BTB domain regulator of class switch recombination, with the protein MDKETGTEKNSDSSATKPANCPEITIKEFLDFLKTAYQVQDNLENLLLANGMTEAVDWLKLKENELVKPKESETDSKEKRDLTRRKSDSSTDSNDTIKRKLSEVLSEGLLDSVLPYLVPASSQQASRRSSVVKVPSEKTSQVAVSATSVTKKKSGEIAKNGAPKAADSEVEIHVCDEVKNMKKDFVCNQKLLVEKMGYFAEVTTGQRLEDMDISVHCDIGIFEWLMKWVKKESLLEEDWPQLDPQCVIPILVSAAFLQMEPLQNDCLLYCHQHMNEILRTSTNLSCLNDSILTRLAAMYTNSEVEAIKDRKDKIQSRIFTKLIQSLAEPEPESMRGHWSSLARVYRCGRCQQLIGPSVATRIPCAPPCMQLQCDGSIISQHVRDPSWNINDYILKLYKNLKTWRKVYWRLWGDSHFLYCLTCKRYFPAHQIGWCRHHPDPPQYFTLDAQKAPLPVGRYPCCGERAYRFQLLQDYSGCQFREHTISAKDVRDSAVLSLLENFRGLIEEEPPQLMFPERLTRLVARDPAGDSKKLVCKENFWWEGFQIVPPRPKLGLLGQFASRGGEEAVPEEESSEGTDESTSDSDDSDSEGSDGSAESNPPPMPVKNLKKKRNKRESRLWQHNLSARSNQDIQRAFEENAVREITAMLNRRTVTISEGGAKSGRFSRNVTPIGGVWVRLESEWKEVHCANNNQQKMRSIFTGRVRPKQTKM; encoded by the exons ATGGACAAAGAGACCGGAACTGAGAAGAATTCCGATTCATCGGCGACAAAACCAGCGAATTGTCCCGAAATCACAATAAAGGAATTCCTCGACTTTCTCAAGACAGCCTATCAA GTGCAAGACAATTTGGAAAACCTTCTCCTAGCCAACGGGATGACCGAAGCCGTCGATTGGTTgaaattgaaagaaaatgAGTTGGTCAAGCCCAAGGAGAGTGAAACTGACTCAAAAGAGAAGCGAG ATCTGACGCGGCGTAAAAGTGACTCGTCGACCGATAGCAACGACACTATcaaaagaaaattaagcgAGGTGTTGTCAGAGGGGCTGCTTGACTCAGTTTTGCCGTACTTGGTGCCTGCATCCAGTCAGCAAGCTTCAAGACGCAGCAGTGTAGTCAAAGTGCCTTCAG AAAAGACAAGTCAAGTGGCCGTCTCCGCCACGTCTGTCACAAAGAAGAAGAGTGGAGAGATTGCGAAAAACGGGGCCCCGAAAGCCGCAGa TTCGGAGGTGGAGATTCACGTATGCGACGAGGTGAAAAACATGAAGAAAGACTTCGTTTGCAACCAGAAACTCCTTGTGGAAAAAATGGGTTATTTCGCTGAAGTGACCACGGGGCAACGCCTCGAAGACATGGACATTTCCGTCCACTGTGACATTGGTATTTTCGAATGGTTGATGAAATGGGTGAAGAAAGAATCCTTGCTTGAGGAAGACTGGCCCCAATTGGACCCCCAATGCGTCATCCCGATCCTCGTTTCTGCGGCGTTTCTTCAAATGGAACCGCTCCAAAACGACTGCCTTTTGTACTGCCACCAACACATGAACGAAATCCTCCGAACGTCTACGAACCTATCGTGTCTCAACGACTCGATTTTGACACGCCTTGCCGCCATGTACACCAATAGCGAAGTGGAGGCGATCAAGGACCGCAAAGATAAGATCCAATCACGCATTTTCACGAAATTGATCCAATCGCTGGCGGAGCCTGAGCCTGAAAGCATGCGTGGCCATTGGTCGTCACTGGCGAGGGTGTATCGCTGTGGGCGGTGCCAACAGCTGATTGGTCCCTCGGTTGCGACACGTATACCTTGTGCCCCGCCTTGTATGCAATTACAGTGCGATGGTTCCATAATAAGCCAACACGTCAGAGACCCATCATGGAACATAAATGactatattttaaaactgtacaAGAATTTGAAGACTTGGAGAAAAGTTTATTGGAGATTATGGGGCGACTCCCACTTTTTGTATTGTCTGACGTGTAAACGGTATTTCCCCGCCCACCAAATTGGGTGGTGTCGTCACCACCCAGATCCGCCCCAATATTTCACCCTTGACGCCCAGAAAGCGCCACTCCCCGTTGGGCGTTACCCCTGTTGTGGGGAGAGAGCTTATCGTTTCCAGTTATTACAAGATTATTCCGGGTGTCAGTTCCGGGAACATACAATTAGCGCGAAAGACGTGCGAGATTCGGCCGTTTTGTCACTTTTGGAGAATTTCCGGGGGTTAATAGAGGAGGAGCCTCCACAGTTGATGTTTCCGGAACGTTTAACCCGATTGGTTGCACGTGACCCGGCCGGCGATAGCAAGAAGTTGGTTTGTAAAGAGAATTTCTGGTGGGAGGGGTTTCAAATTGTCCCGCCCAGGCCCAAGCTGGGACTGTTGGGCCAATTTGCTAGTCGGGGCGGGGAAGAGGCCGTGCCGGAGGAGGAGTCAAGTGAAGGGACGGACGAAAGTACGTCCGACAGTGATGATAGTGACAGTGAGGGGAGCGACGGAAGTGCCGAAAGTAATCCTCCACCAATGCCTGTCAAG AACCTTAAGAAGAAAAGAAATAAGCGGGAAAGTAGGTTGTGGCAACATAATTTGTCGGCGAGAAGTAACCAGGATATACAAAGAGCGTTTGAGGAGAATGCGGTTAGGGAAATAACGGCCATGTTGAATCGGCGGACGGTCACCATTTCGGAAGGCGGGGCCAAAAGTGGGCGGTTCTCGCGGAATGTCACGCCCATTG GTGGGGTTTGGGTGCGATTAGAGTCCGAATGGAAGGAAGTCCATTGCGCTAATAATAACCAGCAAAAAATGCGAAGTATTTTTACCGGCAGGGTTCGTCCGAAGcaaacaaaaatgtga
- the kz gene encoding probable ATP-dependent RNA helicase kurz — translation MVKKRYNWKSRQVVNTVVDNSATKKIQLDLQVEGHYDQSNELVLPSKKRKTKIKDEKQKITKILSKKHRKKLEKIVEKKKKKENRASLLEALSKVQATPEELTKLTSIATVQTKGLKRHYLEEQTGDKKKPKRDLQIISGEIKLNSLSGAKRRQLLEQTVDTKPNGDPNVVGFESSDSGNDSDPEPTKNEPTETEPEPKEPPIKNEPKETKTKTPTRKVLAPKPAVFVDVIRDEEIQNSRLKLPILAEEQQIMETINENPVVIIAGETGSGKTTQVPQFLYEAGYALKKQIAVTEPRRVAAIAMSKRVAQEMNLSSNEVSYLIRFEGNATEDTKIKFMTDGVLLKEVQNDFLLSQYSVVILDEAHERSVYTDILIGLLSRIVPLRVKRGDPLKLIIMSATLRVEDFTKNKRLFKKTPPVINVDSRQFPVTVHFNKRTNEDYLSESFTKVVKIHTKLPEGGVLVFVTGQQEVNSLVKKLRAKFPFKVKLNEEAEPTKLKQKKVYAPEVNLDDYDPDWSSESEEEESERPLYHAPPLWVLPLYSMLPTHKQNRVFQAPPPGCRLCVVSTNVAETSLTIPNIKYVVDSGRTKVKLYDKITGVSSYVVTWTSKASANQRAGRAGRTGPGHCYRLYSSAVFNDTLHDFCVPEIQQKPVDDLYLQMKCMSIDKVVNFPFPTAPDLLQLKTAEHRLEILGALQNSQVTPLGRAIAKFPVLPRFGKMLALSHQQDLLPYTICMVAALSVQEVLLDDAKWAALRRQWAATGNSLLLGDSMVLLRAVGAAEFANTQNRLEQFCHANGLRHKAVLEIRKLRLQLTNEIKANVPEADVVVDPALAPPTDLQAKLLRQILLAGMGDQIAKKIESEDKKFKYGYQANNMEDPVFLHSGSVLRKNLPEFVIYHEIYETNKIYMRGVTAIEPEWLPVYVPSLCNLSEPLAEPEPRLKNGKVYCTVNGTFGSQGWTLPNVEIEYPRTINYYKWFGRFLLEGLVFKKLEKYKDVLLSQPAIMVKSWAKLQPRTDAILKALLSKEAVSKQRLAEIWTDTPKFLLEEFLRWVPQSAYGEVSMMWPPLD, via the exons atggtcAAAAAGCGCTATAATTGGAAGTCGCGACAGGTTGTTAACACCGTTGTTGATAATTCCGCGACCAAAAag ATCCAACTTGATTTGCAAGTGGAGGGCCACTATGACCAAAGTAATGAGTTAGTGCTGCCTTCAAAAAAACgcaagacaaaaataaaagatgagaaacaaaaaatcaccaaaatcctTTCAAAGAAACACAGAaagaaacttgaaaaaatcgtcgagaaaaagaagaaaaaggagaac CGCGCGTCACTCCTTGAAGCTTTATCGAAAGTCCAAGCAACCCCTGAAGAGTTAACCAAACTAACCTCAATTGCCACTGTACAAACAAAGGGGCTAAAACGGCACTATCTCGAGGAGCAAACCGGAGACAAGAAGAAACCTAAACGCGACTTGCAGATAATTTCGggcgaaattaaactaaacagtTTATCGGGGGCCAAAAGACGCCAATTGCTGGAACAAACAGTTGATACTAAACCAAATGGGGACCCCAACGTGGTGGGGTTCGAGTCGTCAGACTCAGGCAATGACTCGGACCCCGAGCCCACGAAAAATGAACCAACAGAAACAGAACCAGAACCAAAAGAACCaccaattaaaaacgaaccaaaggaaacaaaaactaaaactccAACCAGGAAAGTTCTTGCGCCAAAACCTGCAGTTTTCGTGGACGTGATCCGCGACGAAGAAATCCAGAACAGTCGCCTCAAGCTCCCGATCTTGGCCGAGGAGCAGCAAATCATGGAAACGATTAACGAAAATCCGGTTGTGATAATCGCTGGTGAGACAGGCAGTGGTAAAACCACTCAAGTCCCCCAGTTTTTGTACGAAGCGGGCTATGCGTTGAAAAAACAAATCGCGGTGACTGAACCCCGAAGAGTTGCAGCGATTGCAATGTCGAAACGTGTGGCACAAGAAATGAATTTAAGCTCGAACGAAGTGAGCTATTTAATTCGGTTCGAGGGCAACGCCACCGAagacacaaaaattaagtttatgaCAGATGGCGTGTTACTAAAAGAGGTCCAAAACGATTTTCTCTTGTCACAATATTCAGTTGTTATCCTTGATGAAGCCCACGAAAGATCGGTTTATACCGATATTTTAATCGGGCTTTTATCACGCATTGTACCTTTGCGAGTCAAAAGGGGGGATCCCCTAAAACTCATAATCATGTCGGCTACGTTACGAGTCGAAGACTTCACGAAAAATAAGCgactttttaagaaaactcCCCCTGTGATTAACGTGGATAGTCGGCAATTCCCCGTCACTGTTCACTTCAATAAACGCACAAATGAGGATTATTTGAGTGAGAGTTTCACTAAAGTGGTTAAAATTCACACGAAACTGCCCGAAGGCGGAGTTTTGGTTTTCGTGACTGGGCAACAAGAAGTCAACTCACTTGTGAAAAAACTCCGCGCTAAATTCCCCTTCAAAGTCAAGCTTAATGAAGAGGCGGAGCCTACAAAACTCAAACAGAAAAAGGTTTACGCCCCCGAGGTGAATCTCGATGATTACGACCCGGATTGGTCGAGTGAGAGTGAGGAGGAGGAGTCGGAACGCCCCCTGTATCACGCCCCGCCGTTGTGGGTGTTACCCCTCTATTCGATGCTCCCCACCCACAAGCAAAACCGAGTGTTTCAAGCGCCGCCCCCAGGATGTCGTTTGTGCGTCGTTAGTACCAACGTAGCGGAGACAAGTCTCACTATACCTAATATAAAATACGTGGTTGACTCAGGTCGGACTAAAGTGAAACTGTACGATAAAATCACCGGTGTGAGTAGTTACGTGGTCACGTGGACCAGCAAAGCTTCGGCCAATCAGCGCGCCGGGAGGGCGGGGCGTACGGGGCCGGGCCACTGCTACCGCCTCTATTCCAGTGCTGTTTTTAACGACACGTTACACGATTTTTGTGTTCCGGAAATTCAGCAAAAACCAGTCGATGATTTATACTTGCAAATGAAATGTATGAGTATCGATAAAGTCGTAAACTTCCCCTTCCCCACAGCCCCCGACTTATTGCAATTGAAAACAGCCGAACACCGACTGGAAATATTGGGGGCGTTGCAAAACAGCCAAGTCACGCCTTTGGGGCGTGCCATCGCCAAATTCCCCGTGTTGCCACGTTTCGGCAAAATGTTGGCCTTGAGTCACCAACAAGACCTCCTCCCGTACACCATATGTATGGTGGCAGCACTGTCAGTCCAGGAGGTGTTGCTAGACGACGCCAAATGGGCGGCGCTTCGTCGCCAGTGGGCGGCGACGGGCAATTCGCTCCTATTGGGCGACAGTATGGTGCTGCTCCGGGCGGTGGGCGCGGCCGAATTCGCCAACACCCAAAACCGACTGGAGCAATTCTGTCACGCCAATGGGTTGAGACACAAGGCGGTGCTCGAAATTCGAAAGCTGCGCCTACAATTGACCAATGAAATCAAGGCTAATGTGCCGGAGGCCGATGTTGTGGTAGACCCCGCCCTTGCCCCGCCCACTGACCTTCAAGCCAAGCTTCTAAGACAGATACTTCTCGCAGGGATGGGCGACCAAATCGCCAAGAAAATCGAAAGTGAGgataagaaatttaaatatggATACCAGGCCAACAATATGGAGGACCCAGTCTTTTTACATTCGGGGTCTGTATTACGAAAAAATCTGCCAGAGTTTGTGATTTATCACGAAATTTacgaaactaataaaatttatatgaGAGGGGTGACAGCCATTGAACCCGAGTGGTTGCCGGTTTATGTCCCCAGTTTGTGCAATTTGAGTGAACCTTTAGCCGAGCCTGAACCTCGACTAAAAAACGGAAAAGTGTATTGTACGGTAAATGGAACGTTTGGTAGTCAAGGCTGGACGCTACCGAACGTTGAAATAGAATATCCCAGAaccattaattattataagtgGTTTGGTCGATTTTTATTGGAAGGTttggtgtttaaaaaactggagaaaTACAAGGACGTGTTGTTGAGTCAGCCGGCGATTATGGTCAAAAGTTGGGCGAAGTTGCAACCGCGGACCGACGCTATTTTGAAAGCCTTGCTGTCGAAGGAGGCGGTGTCGAAGCAGCGATTGGCGGAGATTTGGACGGACACGCCCAAGT TCCTATTGGAGGAGTTTTTGAGGTGGGTGCCGCAGTCGGCCTATGGAGAAGTGAGCATGATGTGGCCGCCtttagattaa